From the genome of Symphalangus syndactylus isolate Jambi chromosome 13, NHGRI_mSymSyn1-v2.1_pri, whole genome shotgun sequence:
AGGGAGCAGTTACCACCTGGAGTTGTGGCTCTGGGCAGAGGCCTGCAGCCATGCCAGACTCCAAGTAGGGCAAGAAATGCCCCACTTCTCCCCTTTGGATTTCCTGCTGGGCTCATTTATTGGCTAAACCCAGCAGGAAATGCTGGGCAAGGGAGGTTTGCGTGTTGTTTAACCTCTgtgattcagtttcctcatctgtaaaatgggagcaacAGTAACCCCCTCTCTTAAGGCACCACGATGATCAAGTGAGTTAACCTGCATAGAGTGCCTGTCACAGGGCCCGCACATAGTGTTTGGAAAGTGTTTCCTATTCTTATTGGCACTGATAGCCTGGGCTAGGGGCTCCTGTGGGAGGCAGATACAAGTTTCCCCTCATGGAGCCTGTGCTTTGTTGGGGGTCATGGGTGGAATGAATCCCCCTTCTCCCAGCCTGGGGGTGCTCTCCTCATTGCCTTCCACTTCCTGGCAGCTGAGATAGTGCTGAGGCTGTTGGCTGGGGCAGGGCCCAGGCTGTGAGGTGGCCCCATCGTGGGCACACTAGCCCTGCACCCCTGGGCATTGGTGCATCTGCCAAGAAATGTTTAGGTTTCCATTCGCAGCCTGGCTTCTTCCCCCTCAGGGCTCAGCAAGAAAGAACAGCCCCTTCTGGCCTTCCTGCTGGGGGACAAAGGCTCCCAGAGCCACTTCTGAGTTGGGGTACAGACTTCGATGGCTCATCAGATGAAAGGAGGTGCAGAGAGAGCCTGAAGTTGGCTCTGTGATCCCGGCTTGGCTGTCACTGGCCTGCTGGGTGTCCCTGGGctacttccttctcctctctgggcctcaggacCCATATGTGAGCTCCCAGTGCCAGCCCTGTGGACACTTGTGGAGTCTGGGGAAAGGTTCCGGGTATAAGTGGGGGGCATGGGAATCGGCCTCCCCTTCCTCATGTTGCTTCCTTTAGTCATCACAATAGCCCTGAAAAGCGAAGGCCTCATCCCCATGGCACAGGTGATAAGACAGGAAGACTGAAGCCCAGGCCTGGCTGGCCCACAGCCACATTCAGGCCCACAGACCATCCCTCCTTCCACAGAGGAGAAGCGCATCTACCGGGTGCCTGTGTTCACAGCACCCTTCTGCCAGGCCCTGCTGGAAGAGCTGGAGCACTTTGAGCAGTCGGACATGCCTAAGGGGAGGCCCAACACCATGAACAACTACGGGGTGGGTGAGGCCTGGCCGGTGGCAGAGGAGGGGGTGGCTGGGGTCAGGAGGCAGTGTCGGAGGTGCTGCAGATGGGCTGCCTGCCCGGGCTGTGAAAGAAGGTCATAGTGGGATCACCGTGGAGTGGAACCCCAGGGTTGCAGCCCCCTAGTTTTCTTGCTGACCCCAGGAATCCCCTCCCAGGTGCTGCTGCACGAGCTCGGGCTGGACGAGCCGCTGATGACACCACTGCGGGAGCGCTTCCTGCAGCCGCTGATGGCCCTGCTGTACCCTGACTGTGGCGGGGGCCAGCTCGACAGTCACCGGGCCTTTGTGGTCAAATACGCACCAGGCCAGGACCTTGAGCTGGGATGCCACTATGATAATGCCGAGCTCACCCTcaatgtggccttgggcaaggtcTTCACAGGGGGCGCCCTGTATTTTGGGGGCCTCTTCCAGGTGAGTGTGTGACCCATGCGGCAGGGCCTGGGGCAGCTGTGAGTGCCCAGGCCTGAGTCGTGCCATCTGCAGGCACCCGCAGCCCTGACGGAGCCCCTGGAGGTGGAGCACGTGGTGGGCCAGGGTGTCCTCCATCGTGGCGGCCAGCTGCATGGGGCCCGGCCCTTGGGCACTGGTGAGCGTTGGAACCTTGTCGTCTGGCTCCGAGCCTCGGCTGTGCGCAACCGCCTCTGTCCCATGTGCTGCCATGAGCCCGACCTGGTGGATGATGAGGGCTTCGGTGATGGCTTCACCCGAGAAGAGCCCGCCACGGTGGATGTGTGTGCGCTCACCTGAGCTTGCTTGGGCCCAGTGTGGGGGTGGCAGGCAGGTGAGGGCTCCGTTGCCTTTGGCTGGGGGCAGAAATAAAATCCCCACAGCCTACTGCACTTCTTGGCTCAAGGCTGTGCCAGCTTCTGGGTCATTCTCTGGGTAAACATGCTGCCTTAGTTCAGGTTTGTCGGAAGCAGAGTCTGGAATGGGGCGTCAGCGAGGGAGTCAGGgaagcaggggaggggagggagcagCTGGGCAAGGAAGTGGCTTCAGAGGACGTCCAGCCTCAGCCGACCCCGCGGAGAGCTCCAGGCAGAGCCCACAGTACCACAGTGTGCCCACACCATCGGTTACTGGCTCCTGGATGAGGGGGCCAGAGAGGAGTGAGTAACTTCCCAGATACTTATCTCCAGGGCAGGGTGCCTTGCAGTAGCCAAGGGAAGCCTCCAGAGACAGCACAGATGTGAACCCTCAGCAGCAAGCATCACCCCCAGTGGACTTGGGTGGGCCACCAGTAGCATCTTCTAGATGGCAGAGGGGTGAATGGCAGGGCTGGgaaccaggctgcctgggttcccATTCTGCTTCTGCCACTTCCAGCTGTGTGGCTTTAGGTGAGCCTTCACCTTTtggtgccttggtttcctcatttagCACCTACCTCCTAGAGCTGTTTTGAGAGTCAAATGCGCTGACGTATATAAAGTGCTTTGCAAGAGCCCTTTGTGTTTGCCGCTGTCATTATCGTGGAAGAGTTGCAATTTGGGGGCCCGATTGGTTGAAGCGCACAGCCGCGCTTTTGAGTTACACATTTGAAAGTCGGGGGGTTCCGTATTGCAGTCTTGAGTTCGGTCTTCCTGGGAAGGTGGGGCACCAGCCCCATGCCACGTTGCACGGATCAGCTAGAGCAGAATCCCGGCTTCCCTCCGGATGGGCCTGGGGTTCATACCCGTGCTCGCTGCCAAGGTGTCTCTGGCCCCTACGGACACGAGTTTGCGACCTCTGAGTCACTGGGTGGGCAGGTCGGAAAGACCAGGGCGCCTCAGTTGGGAGCTCGCAGTCGTATGGAGAGGGCAGGACCAGCCGGGGAGGAGGGCGGCGCGCGCGAGGGTCGCCTTCTTCCCAGGGCACCGGGGGCGTGGTTGCTGCGGGCGTGCGCCGAGAGGGCAGCGTTGGAAGCGGGCGCAGCTTCGGCAGACACGGGCGTGAGGGGCTGCGGAGCTCGAGGGCCGGCGCCAGGCTGCAGGGTACGGCCTCGCCCCGGCGCCCCTGCTTGCCTCTGCGGGAGGTGGGCGCGCCCGAGACGGAACCTGGGGCGTCAGAACGAAAGGCAGCGGCGCCGCGCTTCCCAGCCGGACAGCCTCCCGCGCAGCGCCCCGGCCGGAAGCCTCCTAGCCGCCGCTTCCCCTCGAGAAGGCGCGGGGCGGGCTGTCCGGCCCGTAGGGCTGTCGAGGTGGGAACAGAACAACCCCGGGGGCCCCCTTGAGGCGGCGAGGCCGGGAAGGGCGCGGGGCTGGAGGGTAGGAGAGCGCGGGAAAGCGCCCCAGACGCCACTCGCGGCGGACGGCGGCCCGTTCCCGGGGGCTCGGAGCCGGGTGCGCAGGCGTGGGGCGTCCGGGCGGGGGCGGGCCCTTAATAGGCACCGCTGGAGTCGGCGGAGAAACCGGGGTCCCCAGCGTTGGGGGTGGGTGAGGGTCGCTCATTTTCCCAGGACGGTGACGGGTACTGGGCGTCGCGAGGCCCCGGCCCCGCTAGAGCCACCCTTGGAGCCCGCCCGCGGCCGGCCTTGGGGGCTTCGGCTAAGCGCGTCTTCTCCGTCGCCAGCCCGCGGCGCCATGGCTCACGTCGGCTCCCGCAAGCGCTCGAGGAGTCGCAGCCGGTCCCGGGGACGGGGGtcggaaaagagaaagaagaagagcaGGAGGGACGCCTCGAGGAACTGCTCGGCCTCCACATCCCAAGGTCGCAAGGCCAGCACGGCCCCTAGGGCGGAGGGTGAGGACCACAGGCATCGGGGAGAGGAGGCGCAGCCACTTCCCAGGGAAGTCGGGGCGAGCAGTGGTCGGGGACGCTCAGTCATGCCTCTGTGCAGCCGGGCCTGAGATGTGAGGGCCAGGCGCCGCAGGAGCCTGGAAGGGGCTCCTCTGGGAAGCTCCATCTCTGTTCTGGAAAGCCCCTCAGGAAGCGCTCACCCTGTAGACGGTCTGTGCCTGCCCCAGGCCAGAGCAGGGGACAAAGGTTTACCTCTTCCCCTCCTGGCCTTCCAGTCTCACCTTCTCCCTGCATCACAGAGAGAAGCAAGCAGAAGGCCCGGAGGAGACCACGatccagctcctcctcctcctcttccagttCTTCtagctcctcttcttcctcctcgtcctcctcctcttcctccagtgATGGCCGGAAGAAGCGGGGGAAGTACAAggacaagaagaggaagaagaagaagaagaggaagaagctgaAGAAGAAGGGCAAGGAGAAGGCGGAAGCACAGCAGATGGAGGCTCTGCCGGGCCCCTCGCTGGACCAGTGGCACCGATCAgctggggaggaagaggatggcCCAGGTACTGTGCTGTCCAGCACCTGAGAGGGAGAAGGTCCCTTCCCAAGGCCTGGCCACCACCTCCGTGTTCCCTTCCAGTCCTGACGGATGAGCAGAAGTCCCGAATCCAGGCCATGAAGCCCATGACCAAGGAGGAGTGGGATGCCCGGCAGAGCATCATCCGCAAGGTGGTGGACCCCGAGACGGGGCGCACCAGGTGGGGAGCCTTTGGCCTGACTTACACCACAGGGTCTGGGAGTGTTGGCCGAAGATGTGTGCTCTCGGGAGGAGTGGGGCCGGGCGGGGTTCCTGCTGCCTGAAAAAGGCCAAATGTGGGCAAAAATACGGTCACTTGGACTAAGTAGTTGCAGGGGCTGGAAGGGCCTGGAGGAGGCTCTTCAAAGGGCTGTTGTTGGCCCAGCTGAGGCTGGCAAGGCAGAGCCCAGCTCCGCTGCCTTCATCAGGGAGAGTGGGTGAGGCCCCAGGGTCTGTCCACTCAAGGCTGTGCGGCAGGATCCCTGGGACCCCTCTGCTGGCTGCTTGTGGTTCTGCTCCTCTGGCATTAGGGGACCTGCCTATTCCTTGCTGAACGGAgaccctcccacccccaggctTATTAAGGGAGATGGCGAGGTCCTAGAGGAAATCGTAACCAAAGAACGACACAGAGAGATCAACAAGGTGGGTGTGGCCCCTCTGCCTGCCATCCGCCCCCAGCTCTGTTTGTGATATACCCCTCCTCCTGTGTGCTTTCTTCCCCAGCAAGCCACCCGAGGGGATGGCCTGGCCTTCCAGATGCGAGCTGGGTTGCTTCCCTGAGGGCCCCAGCTGGCCAAGGCCTGTGGACGGCGCTGGCGGCCCAGCCTGGGCAGGCTTCAGGGTGCCAGTGGGAAGCCTGATGGGTGCTGGTGGCCTTTCCCGGGTGGATTGGCCTctggcccagcccagcctctTCTCAGGGGCAGAGGGGGTGGAGGATGGGGTCACCAGCCTGCTTGGCACCCCCATCTGAAAGAGCAGCACTTCTTAGCTATTAAAGGCCCCCTGGATAGACTTTCTCTGTTCTGTGGCTTTTTGTACtgagggggagggaaggatgcTACATGACTGCCAGGGAAAAACAAGGGCTCCAGGAGCTTTCGGGCAAAGCTGGGGTGTCCTCTGGTGGTAGTGAGCACAGGCCACACCAGCGCCTGTGCCCTCCTCATCTTCAGGTCAGCCTGCCTGGACCAGACCCCATGCCAGCTGAACCCCAAACCCAGAGAGCTGGCTCTGAGATGCTATGCACTCAGGCATGGAGAGAGATGGCTTCCCCTGCCGTGTTCATTCCACAGATCACAGCAGTGCAGAGCCAGGTGCTGGGGCCGAGTGGCCTGTGTGGGAGTCCTGGCTCCCACTGCCCAGCTGTGTCTTCCAGTCTGAGGCAGGGAGGCTCACGGCACCCGCCTCACTGGGGTCTGTGAGGGCAAACCTGAGTTCCGTCCCGGGAAGGAGCTAAAAGCAGACTAGGCTCAGAGTCAGCCCCGCACTAATGTGTTGGCATCACTGTGAGTGTCACTAGCATTACTGTTCCATGCCCCCATCCCACCATGCCCCACGGTCGCCAGTGCAGTAAAGAGATCCAGAAGGAAGCCTTCCCGCTTCTTTAATTGGTGTTAACAGACATGACGTTGTATACAGAGCACACTCAGGCCCAATGATGCGGGGACAGCAGGGACGGATGGGGAGAGTGGGGACACGGCTCACACGTGGCCCAGAGAGACAGACGGCACACGGACAGACCAGATGGGAGGGGCTGAGACGTGAAGGCTGTGATGGGGCAGACAGTGGGACTCAGACCGAgccagggaggggtggggggtcTCTGCTGAATCCCTCTTTAGAAATCAAAGAGAAGGCAGGTGGTGGGGTCTGGGGCCTGGGGGTGTGGTGGGAGTGGGACTAAGGCTTCTATTCTAACAAACAGGCCCAGGGGGTGGCAGTCAGCAAGGCCTGCCTCACCCTTTGGTTATGACTGGTCAGGCCTGAGCCCTGCAGCTCAGCACCCAACTCTGTAaacatttttggtatttttaaaggaCATTGCTGTCCCTCTCTTAGTTTCAGAAAGACTGGTGCTTCCTCAAGAGGAGAATGTGCCAAAAAGGAATCTGAAGGGAGGTGGAAAGCAGACCTGGATACAGAAGAGACTTCCCATGGGGGGCAGGCTGCCCACCCTGCCGTCTATGGCTGAGGGCCGCTGGGAGAGCCCCAGGGGACTATTGCTGTTGTCCTTGGCATGGCTGGCGGCTGGGCAGGCAGGCGGGGAGCGAGGAGCCTTAGGGGAGCTGCCCCCCGGGGGAGAGGCTGAGCCCACTGCCCACAGGGCCTCCCGGCCTTTATTGCAGGAGGGCCCGAGACTCTTCCAGGTGCTTCTCTGGATGGCTGGTCACCgaggcagcaggcaagacaggaTGAGGTGGGGCCGAGAGAGGAGGAGGCACTGGCCACAGGGCCCCTGACCGGGGCTGTGATTGTCGGGCCAGGCAACTTCCCGCTGGGAGCAGGGGGGTCAGATATTGCACTTTCACTGCAACAGTTACATGAAAACTTGGTCCATAAAATAATCGTTGCTTTATATATAATgcctgaaacaacaacaaaaagctacaTCTTAAATATGAATAAACCCTGAAGGTTCCATCCCTCCAGACATTTTTCTCTGCACAAAATAAATAGCTTTCACTCTGTATAGACCCACTTTTGCAGAACATTTACACGACCCTTTGGCTGTACATATCTACACACGGGAAAAAGTTAACATCACTGTGCACCTCCCCAGCCCGGTCCATGCGTCCCAACATCAGACCCAGGTCAGCCGTAGCTTCTTGGGGACAGAGCCTGGTCGCTGGACAAAGGCCGAGGCCAGGCAGGCTCTCCCACTTCCGGGAAAGCTGAGGAGCAGCAGGGGGGCCGCCGGAGCTGGCCGTTGAGCGCCACAGCCAAGGTCACGCTTGGTgctggggagagagggcagaCGGCCAGACCCAGCGTGCAGGACAGCATGGTCCTTGCTCAGGCGAGAAATGAAGTCATGGCTGCCTGCCCTGAAGCTGACAAAGCAAGTTGTGGCTTCTTAGATTCGGCATGAAAACGGAATTGGCATTAAAAAAACCGAAGTGTGTGCCCCACCCACCCCAGAGTAGAAATTCAGTGGGATTGCCGGGGCCAGGTGAGGCAAGGAGCCCACGCCTCGCTAAGTGGGCAGGAGCAGGGCCCACGGGACCCAGAACCAGGCTGGACTCCGTCACAGTGCTGGGTGTTTTCAGTGTGGAGGGGCTGCTCTCGGTACTGAAAGAGTTAAGAAAAGGAAGCAGCCAAGgattgctcatttaaaaaaacgtCATAGAAATCAGATTGAGAAGTAGAAAGGCGTAGAAACATGGGCGGGCAGCCTTGACTGATGGCAGGGAGCGGAAGAGGTGGCCAGGCCCGTCCAGCCCGTGGCCTGAGGCTGGAAACAACACTGGCCTGGGCTCCAGGCGGGGCAGGCAGACAGGTGGGCAGGGGTCTGGGGCGCAGAAATTAAGATACGGCCTTTCTCTCCTGCTTGCACGAGGCTCTGCCGCACTGGAGCCTTCAGTGTGGTTGTAGGTCCTGGGTCGGCAGGTACTGAGTTTCATGCATGTCAACGGGGCTGCAGCCATAGGAGGTGGTAATGGGTCTCCGCTCTCAAAAATCAGTGCAAAACCAGTGAGGTTGAACAGTTGAGAAACTCGAGTTAACAAGATGCAGGCTGGACCCCTGTTGGAGCTGCTACCAAATGGGAGGGGACCTGGGAGTGAGGGTGGCCAGTGGATGGGGAGGTGGCAGGCTGGGCCTGGGCCCACACCTGGCACCAGGACACTTGGAGATCCACGCAGGGCAAAATGTCTGGGAGAGCCTCCCAGGCCAGTCTGAATGGGGAGTTCTGGTCCCTCTGCCATCCTGGGGCTGGTGGTCCCTGCCAGCTTCCATGACAAGCCGGACCCGTCAGGCCCGAGGACATGAGGCAGGGCAGGGAGCACTGTGTGGCGCGGCCCGTGTCCTCCGCGAGGCCCTGGGACAACCTCCCAGGCCCACGTCTGTGCGTGTGCCCAGGCCAGGCCTCCTGGCGGGGCTGGCCACCCTGGCCTAGCACCATGGAGACCCCGCGCTGCACTCACGGTGCCCTACTTGGGGCCCGCGGCCGCCCCCGGCTCCAGGCGGCCAGTTATGGCGCGGCCCCAGCAGCCGGCCGCCACACTCATGCTGCGCTGGCCCCGCTGCTCGCCATCCGCCTGGCTCTGTGTCCGCTCGTGCCGGTGGCTGGGCCCGCTGGGCTGGGCCGAGATGGTGCGAAGCAGGTGGTTCCGGGAGCGCAGGAAGTCGCCCTGGCCGGGCAGGCCGAAGCTGCCCTTGCGCAGCGCCATGCGTGTGGCTGTGTTGCGAGCGGGCCGCGCCCGGTGGCTGTACTTCAGCTGCGCCAGGTGGGCCGCATAGCCGTCCGTGATGAACTGCGGGGTCAGTGAGGGCGGCTGTCACAGGCTGGGGCTCCCCGAGCTGCCCGCCTGCACCCACCCCCACAATGCGCCCACTCACCTGGCACTGCTGCTGCAGCTTCTTGGTGGGCCGGCCCACAATGTAGATCTGCATGGGGGACAGGCTGATGGCGCTGTAGACCGCCACGTCCTTGGTGGAGCCATAGGCCGCGTGCACGCGCAGGTGCAGCTGTGGGGAGACTGGCATGGGCACAGGCACCATGgtccctctgcccccacccctgccctgccccatccTCCCAGGCCCCACCTCGGAGATGAGCAGCTTCAGGAAGTTGGCCTTGTGCCGCAGCGGGTCATGCACCAGGCCGTCACAGAAGGACACCACGCCATGGGGGAAGTTGTGCTGGGCCAGCCACGCCACCACCCGCTGCTTCTGCATGTCGGGCCGGCCCGTCACGTAGATGATGAGGTAGCCCAGGTCCTGCCAGTGCCTGGGGGTGAGGGGCAGGCCTGGGTGTCTCATGGccaccccttcctccctcctaggcctccctgTCTCCTGCCCAGCCAGGGCCCACTTGGGCCATCGGAAACCACATCTCTGATTGAGCTCAGTAACGACAATGGTGACAGTGAAGGTGCTGCAGCAGGCCCTCGGGCGCTCGCACCGGGCGGCAGATGCCCCTGCTGCGGTGTCCCTGGCTTACCAGCCTCACTTTCCAGATGCGGGAATGGAAAACCGACATTGAGAAGTGACATCGCTTGCCCGAGGTGACACGGCTAATAATTGGGGGTGCCGGGCTCTGAACTGAGGTCCTTAAGGCCCAGTGCCCGAGCCAGGCGTCCTCCACAGAGGCTCCCCTGTCCTCCTCCACCTGGCTGGCGGGAGCCCCTGAGCCCACCCACCTTGCTACAGCCCCTTTGTGCCCCTCCGGACCACTCACCGCACCACGTCCACGGCCCCGGCCCGCACCTTGGGGTCGCTGCCCATGATGGACACGCTAGCGGCAAAGGAACCGTCGATGCTGAAGACCACGAACTCTGTGCCCTTGGGCAGCACGGTGATGTAGCTGTCGGCAAACGTGTGGTCTCCCCTGGCAGGTGGTGGGGGTGCTCATCAGAACCACCCAGAGCCTCGCCCTGCCTATCCCGCCCTCCCAGGGCAGGCATATACCTGACCACCATCTTGATAGGGTAGACACCCACGCCCAGGCGGTGCGACTCAGGGATGGTGTAGGAGACACGCCCACTGTTGTTGGTCACCAGCGTATCCAGGTAGAGCCACTCGCCCGAGGGCGGCTGGGTCATGATGTGCACATCCACCTGGGCCCAGCAGGCTGGTCACAGGCTGGCTGTGTCTggcctccccaccccctgcacccTGGCCAGAGGGCAGCAGGGAGCTCCCCAAAGTCCCTCCATGTTACCCCTACCCGCCATGTCCTTACCTTCTCCCCAGTCAGGGTGACCATGTCCAGGGGCCCATACATGAACCTGCCCGTCAGAACCTGGGGGCCGTCCTCATTGGCGAGGGCATCATTGATCCGGTGGTTGGCCGTCACGTTCTGTGGAGGGAGCAGCAAGCCCAGGTCAGGGGGTCAGAGGGCACTCCGGGTCCCTGTGTTCTGCTCAAGTTCTGTGGGCCTGAGGGGCAGGCTTGAGCTGTGAGCTGCGCAGCCCATGTCTCAGTCTGGATCAGACACGATGGCGTGGCCTTGGAGAAACTAGGAAGCCTTGCTGCCTTCCCTGTCTGTGAAGTGGGCTGACAGCTCCAGCCTCATGGCCCGGGAAGGTACATAAGACTGCAGGCTTCCCTGcaactcagtttccccatctggacACGGAGGCTGGTGACAGCATGGGGGCCTGGGCGCCTGGGCGCCTGGGGGACCCTCACCCGCAGCTTCACGTGAGTCCGCTTGCGCTGCCACTTCTCCCTTGGCTTTGAGGGGGTGAACACCGACACTTCCTTGCCATCCAGCTCCAAGATGCTGGAGTTGTCGTGCCTCATGACCTGGGAAGAGGGGACAGGGCAGGCCGTGGGGCAGATGCCACCCTGGGGCTTCCtgccctgggaggaggaggcccaGTACCCGGGAGCAAGAGGAGCGTGTGTTTTGTAGGGGGCGTTCTTCAACCCACTACCGTCTGCCCAGTAGCCCTCAGATCCCTGTTCATTCACCTGACGAATGTGCAGATATGTTCCCTCCATCCCAATGTCCTGAAAAGCCTGAATACACCCCAGCATAAAGGTGCCTTCGTCTTGCTAGCTCTGTGATCTGATGGGGTTGGAGAGGAGTACCCACTGtcccctcatctgtgaaatggggcccTGTCATGGGTCTTGTC
Proteins encoded in this window:
- the OGFOD2 gene encoding 2-oxoglutarate and iron-dependent oxygenase domain-containing protein 2 isoform X1, giving the protein MATVGAPRRFCRCACFCTENLYVARYGLHVRFRGEQQLRRDYGPILRSRGCVSAKDFQQLLAELEQEVERRRRLGQESAARKALIASSYHPARPEVYDSLQDAALAPEFLAVAEYSVSPGADLKGLLQRLETVSEEKRIYRVPVFTAPFCQALLEELEHFEQSDMPKGRPNTMNNYGVLLHELGLDEPLMTPLRERFLQPLMALLYPDCGGGQLDSHRAFVVKYAPGQDLELGCHYDNAELTLNVALGKVFTGGALYFGGLFQAPAALTEPLEVEHVVGQGVLHRGGQLHGARPLGTGERWNLVVWLRASAVRNRLCPMCCHEPDLVDDEGFGDGFTREEPATVDVCALT
- the OGFOD2 gene encoding 2-oxoglutarate and iron-dependent oxygenase domain-containing protein 2 isoform X2, with translation MATVGAPRRFCRCACFCTENLYVARYGLHVRFRGEQQLRRDYGPLEQEVERRRRLGQESAARKALIASSYHPARPEVYDSLQDAALAPEFLAVAEYSVSPGADLKGLLQRLETVSEEKRIYRVPVFTAPFCQALLEELEHFEQSDMPKGRPNTMNNYGVLLHELGLDEPLMTPLRERFLQPLMALLYPDCGGGQLDSHRAFVVKYAPGQDLELGCHYDNAELTLNVALGKVFTGGALYFGGLFQAPAALTEPLEVEHVVGQGVLHRGGQLHGARPLGTGERWNLVVWLRASAVRNRLCPMCCHEPDLVDDEGFGDGFTREEPATVDVCALT
- the OGFOD2 gene encoding 2-oxoglutarate and iron-dependent oxygenase domain-containing protein 2 isoform X3, translated to MPKGRPNTMNNYGVLLHELGLDEPLMTPLRERFLQPLMALLYPDCGGGQLDSHRAFVVKYAPGQDLELGCHYDNAELTLNVALGKVFTGGALYFGGLFQAPAALTEPLEVEHVVGQGVLHRGGQLHGARPLGTGERWNLVVWLRASAVRNRLCPMCCHEPDLVDDEGFGDGFTREEPATVDVCALT
- the ARL6IP4 gene encoding LOW QUALITY PROTEIN: ADP-ribosylation factor-like protein 6-interacting protein 4 (The sequence of the model RefSeq protein was modified relative to this genomic sequence to represent the inferred CDS: substituted 2 bases at 2 genomic stop codons), coding for MPRCTDQLEQNPGFPPDGPGVHTRARCQGVSGPYGHEFATSESLGGQVGKTRAPQLGARSRMERAGPAGEEGGAREGRLLPRAPGAWLLRACAERAALEAGAASADTGVRGCGARGPAPLLASAGGGRARDGTWGVRTKGSGAALPSRTASRAAPRPEASXPPLPLEKARGGLSGPXGCRARGAMAHVGSRKRSRSRSRSRGRGSEKRKKKSRRDASRNCSASTSQGRKASTAPRAEERSKQKARRRPRSSSSSSSSSSSSSSSSSSSSSSSSSDGRKKRGKYKDKKRKKKKKRKKLKKKGKEKAEAQQMEALPGPSLDQWHRSAGEEEDGPVLTDEQKSRIQAMKPMTKEEWDARQSIIRKVVDPETGRTRLIKGDGEVLEEIVTKERHREINKQATRGDGLAFQMRAGLLP